One Eubacteriales bacterium mix99 genomic window carries:
- a CDS encoding DUF5057 domain-containing protein: protein MRQSFRRLFLVPLLAAGFLLSGFSSSVTASAASVLTLTATPNPSGNYVALNWTNGDKSQPYSYMLYSKSAHESTFQSIPAKDRAKVLNIYPIVAPTVSFTTWQGKSYTLPKSASLKMWMETPNEYDSKGYGKGLISVDTVSISDFNANPDAYLKNADGTYKYDVLYFGAWDAFASQDLSAAAESKTDAFIKTGRGVLFGHDTMVDNDRISMPNFFKLAHYCNIQTIPKYTILGGTQIKVSKKGLLTNYPWKIGDMGTVLNVPMSHSNQLAFGDVWMTYQPPYTYSGSAKATGSGGQGTNTFYLTSWSNCAMIQTGHSNGEATPDEQRVTANTLFYLAQITTDTSWNDHKGQDLDVPDKPVISSVTHNSDRTQYTVNYSSQDNATGYQYYVQATGQNDGAKYDSPVISTSLGTGMKGYSIVVDDKTDTTPDGNITTTSDSYTFSRPSGSSFYIHIAAVDNAGNVSSVTHYPVDELVSVTHPVSISYAIDPNSSTPFTAPDIPITNHSTFPVRVSIAGLKATSKISDAVPTSYSDWNSLTTAQTGSGIALGVGIGKTAGSGWTKVDRDTPIYRDDLASEVSLGTLGANGASGNLALTAKFGLAWANARTVSHELILNFQIGN, encoded by the coding sequence TTGAGGCAATCATTCAGGCGGCTGTTTCTCGTGCCTTTGCTTGCCGCCGGTTTTCTTTTGTCCGGTTTTTCTTCCAGCGTCACGGCCTCCGCCGCGTCGGTTTTGACACTGACCGCGACGCCGAACCCGTCCGGGAATTATGTGGCGCTGAACTGGACGAACGGCGACAAAAGCCAGCCGTACAGCTATATGCTCTATTCCAAATCCGCGCATGAATCAACCTTTCAGAGCATCCCCGCCAAAGACCGCGCGAAGGTGCTGAACATCTATCCCATTGTTGCGCCGACCGTTTCTTTTACGACGTGGCAGGGCAAGAGCTACACCCTGCCGAAGTCGGCTTCCCTGAAAATGTGGATGGAAACGCCGAATGAGTACGATTCCAAGGGCTACGGCAAGGGCCTTATCTCCGTGGATACCGTATCGATTTCCGATTTCAACGCGAACCCGGACGCTTACCTGAAAAATGCGGACGGCACCTATAAATACGACGTGCTGTATTTCGGCGCGTGGGACGCTTTCGCAAGTCAGGATTTATCCGCTGCGGCAGAGAGTAAAACCGACGCCTTTATCAAGACCGGGCGCGGCGTCCTGTTCGGGCATGACACGATGGTAGATAACGATCGAATTTCCATGCCGAATTTTTTCAAGCTTGCCCACTACTGCAATATTCAGACCATCCCAAAATACACGATACTCGGTGGCACACAGATCAAGGTTTCCAAAAAGGGCCTGCTCACCAACTACCCGTGGAAAATCGGGGACATGGGCACGGTTCTGAATGTTCCGATGTCCCATTCCAATCAGCTTGCTTTCGGGGACGTGTGGATGACGTATCAGCCACCCTACACCTATAGCGGCAGCGCGAAGGCAACCGGCTCCGGCGGACAGGGCACCAACACCTTTTATCTGACAAGCTGGTCGAACTGTGCCATGATTCAGACCGGCCATTCCAATGGGGAAGCCACGCCGGACGAACAGCGCGTTACGGCAAACACCCTGTTTTATCTTGCTCAGATTACGACCGACACAAGCTGGAACGACCACAAGGGGCAGGATTTGGACGTTCCGGACAAACCGGTCATTTCAAGCGTCACGCACAATTCCGACCGGACGCAGTATACCGTCAATTATTCTTCTCAAGACAACGCCACAGGCTATCAGTATTATGTGCAGGCTACCGGACAGAACGACGGCGCGAAATATGATTCCCCGGTCATTTCCACTTCTTTGGGAACTGGGATGAAAGGCTACTCCATCGTGGTGGACGATAAAACGGATACCACCCCGGATGGAAACATTACGACCACCTCGGACAGCTACACTTTTTCCCGCCCGTCCGGCAGCAGCTTTTACATCCATATCGCCGCCGTGGACAATGCCGGAAATGTTTCATCCGTTACCCATTATCCCGTGGACGAACTGGTGTCCGTTACACACCCGGTCAGCATCAGCTACGCCATTGATCCGAACAGCAGTACGCCGTTCACCGCGCCGGACATTCCGATTACCAACCATTCCACCTTTCCCGTCCGGGTTTCCATCGCGGGGCTGAAAGCGACATCGAAAATCAGCGACGCCGTCCCCACGTCCTATTCGGACTGGAACAGTCTGACGACGGCGCAAACCGGAAGCGGAATCGCACTCGGCGTGGGGATCGGCAAAACAGCCGGTTCCGGCTGGACGAAGGTTGACCGGGACACTCCCATTTATAGGGACGACCTCGCGTCGGAAGTGTCGTTGGGAACACTCGGCGCAAATGGAGCATCGGGGAATCTGGCGCTTACCGCTAAATTCGGTTTAGCCTGGGCGAACGCGCGAACCGTTTCCCATGAGCTGATCCTAAATTTTCAGATTGGCAATTAG
- a CDS encoding thioredoxin family protein, producing the protein MSLFRKKEEETTSCCCGGNCNAGSMAKAESAKTEGASVKVLGSGCAKCNQLEAAAKAALEQLGMNTTIDHVTDFSQIAAYGVMSTPALVIDGKVVSYGKVLKAEEVVKILQKVR; encoded by the coding sequence ATGTCACTGTTCAGAAAGAAAGAAGAAGAAACAACCTCCTGCTGCTGCGGAGGAAACTGCAATGCGGGAAGCATGGCAAAGGCTGAAAGCGCTAAAACCGAGGGCGCAAGTGTGAAAGTGCTTGGAAGCGGATGCGCAAAATGCAACCAGCTAGAAGCGGCTGCTAAAGCAGCGCTGGAGCAACTCGGCATGAATACGACGATTGACCATGTGACCGATTTCTCACAAATTGCTGCCTATGGTGTCATGTCAACGCCCGCCCTTGTGATCGACGGGAAGGTAGTTTCTTACGGCAAGGTTTTAAAGGCCGAAGAAGTTGTGAAGATACTGCAAAAAGTCAGATAA
- a CDS encoding arsenate reductase ArsC gives MSKPKVAFICVHNSCRSQIAEALGKHLAADIFESYSAGTELKGRINPDAVRLMKQLYGINMEQSQRPKLLEALPPVDVVVTMGCNVECPYLPCNHREDWGLPDPTGKSDAEFISVMHTIEGKITDLAKSLK, from the coding sequence ATGAGTAAACCAAAGGTAGCCTTTATCTGCGTCCATAACTCTTGTCGAAGTCAAATCGCCGAGGCACTGGGAAAACACCTCGCCGCCGATATCTTTGAAAGCTATTCCGCTGGCACGGAACTGAAAGGCCGCATAAACCCCGATGCAGTTCGCCTTATGAAGCAACTCTATGGAATCAATATGGAACAAAGTCAGCGTCCGAAGCTGCTTGAGGCACTCCCTCCCGTGGATGTGGTTGTTACAATGGGCTGCAATGTGGAATGTCCATATCTGCCGTGTAATCACCGTGAGGATTGGGGACTGCCTGACCCAACGGGGAAAAGTGACGCAGAGTTCATTTCCGTAATGCATACCATTGAGGGTAAAATTACAGACTTAGCAAAATCATTGAAATAG
- a CDS encoding DUF6017 domain-containing protein — MAVFRVERTRDYTVMSNHHLKNRALTLKAKGLLSMMLSLPDDWDYTTRGLASICREGVDAIGKALKELESAGYMERRQLRGKDGRITDTEYTIYEQPRKPPDTPLPDTDSPDTEKPYLDNPDMEKPDTENPAQLNTKGTNIPKKSNTYGVNTYPSNPADRKPEADAPADSMDAADAYREIIKENISYDVMRQKCDQERLDEIVGILLDTVCSRKKEIRIAGENMPAETVKSRLLKLDDSHIEYVLDCLDKNTTDIRNIRSYILTALYQAPTTISSYYSALVNHDMYGSGPPGH, encoded by the coding sequence ATGGCGGTTTTTCGTGTGGAACGGACGCGGGATTACACGGTTATGAGCAATCATCATCTGAAAAACAGGGCCTTGACCCTGAAAGCAAAAGGGTTGCTGTCCATGATGCTCTCCCTTCCGGACGATTGGGATTACACCACAAGGGGCCTTGCCTCTATCTGCCGCGAGGGAGTGGACGCCATCGGAAAAGCGCTCAAGGAGCTGGAAAGCGCGGGCTATATGGAGCGCCGACAGCTTCGCGGTAAAGACGGACGCATCACGGATACCGAGTACACCATCTATGAGCAGCCGCGCAAGCCACCGGATACGCCTTTGCCGGATACGGATTCACCAGATACGGAAAAGCCGTATCTGGATAACCCGGATATGGAAAAACCGGATACGGAAAACCCCGCGCAATTAAATACTAAGGGAACTAATATCCCTAAAAAATCAAATACGTATGGAGTAAATACGTATCCATCCAATCCGGCAGACCGAAAGCCGGAAGCCGATGCACCGGCTGATTCGATGGATGCGGCGGATGCCTACCGCGAAATCATCAAAGAGAATATTTCCTACGACGTCATGCGGCAGAAATGCGACCAGGAAAGGCTGGACGAAATCGTGGGCATCCTGCTCGACACCGTGTGCAGCCGAAAAAAGGAAATCCGGATCGCCGGTGAGAATATGCCCGCCGAAACGGTAAAAAGCAGGCTTTTGAAGCTCGACGACAGCCATATCGAATACGTGCTGGACTGTTTAGACAAGAACACCACTGATATCCGCAATATCCGAAGTTACATTCTGACCGCGCTGTATCAGGCTCCGACCACCATCAGCAGCTACTACTCGGCGCTGGTCAATCACGACATGTACGGAAGCGGCCCGCCCGGACATTAG
- a CDS encoding DUF2703 domain-containing protein: protein MAKTWYPVIDYLTCAECGTCAAKCSHGVYDPSKAPSPVVKNPEACIDHCHGCGNCCPVGAITYVGDDTGWTPPNGAQESKEACCSCGCETSSEKKIVVEYLYLDLQTCNRCIGTDAVLDEVMETLTPALRLAGFDIEYNKIEMKTAEFAERFRFLSSPTIRVNGQDICGFVKENSCGCCSEISGTDVDCRIFEYNGESYEVPPKEMLAEAILKTIFGTTGDCTCGDYKLPDNLKTFYEGKASKSACSCGSNCC, encoded by the coding sequence ATGGCAAAGACATGGTATCCTGTTATTGACTATCTGACCTGCGCAGAGTGCGGCACTTGTGCTGCAAAGTGTTCCCACGGTGTCTATGATCCCTCAAAGGCTCCGTCACCCGTAGTAAAAAATCCGGAGGCCTGCATTGACCATTGCCACGGCTGCGGAAATTGCTGTCCGGTCGGCGCGATTACCTATGTTGGTGACGATACCGGTTGGACACCGCCGAACGGCGCACAGGAATCCAAAGAAGCCTGCTGTTCCTGCGGATGCGAAACATCTTCTGAAAAGAAAATTGTCGTTGAGTATCTCTATCTTGATTTGCAGACCTGTAACCGCTGCATCGGAACGGACGCTGTGCTTGATGAAGTAATGGAGACGCTTACCCCCGCGCTGCGGCTTGCCGGTTTTGATATCGAGTATAACAAGATCGAGATGAAGACGGCGGAGTTTGCCGAACGGTTTAGGTTTCTTTCCTCTCCGACGATCCGTGTAAACGGTCAGGATATTTGCGGGTTCGTAAAAGAAAACAGTTGCGGATGCTGCAGCGAAATCAGCGGAACTGATGTTGACTGCCGAATATTTGAATACAATGGGGAAAGTTATGAAGTGCCTCCCAAAGAGATGCTTGCCGAGGCAATTCTGAAAACCATATTCGGAACAACAGGTGATTGTACCTGCGGCGACTATAAACTGCCGGACAATCTGAAAACTTTTTACGAGGGGAAAGCCAGTAAATCAGCATGCTCCTGCGGGAGTAATTGCTGCTAA